TGATTTGTGGCATCTCTAAGAAAGTGTATGTGATTCTTTGGTGCTCTCTGAACCACATACATGTGGTAAAAGATGGTGTCTCTATCACCAAGCTTATACCATTGTACCCGAGATTTTTGACGGTAGAACTTTGTCTCTGCTTTAAACAGCATTTGCCATTTCCCTCTTTCAAAATGTTCAAGAGCAGCAGTATCAGCATCATGATTAGTGAGAAGTTGACGTTGAAGAGAAGCCGCAGTAGCCGCTTGGTCCTTGACCCTGAGAGAAATACCACTGTAATGCCTAGTATTTAACCTCCTGATAGACCCCTTAAGCAATTTCAGAGATCTTGCAAACTTGAATTGCAGTGATCCTTGGATATTATCGCAATTCCATCCTGCTCGAACTGTCTCCAAGTACTCCGGGTGATCCATTGTATGATGAAAGAACTTGAACGGTTTGGTCACCCTTCTCTGCAGTGACGGCATATTGAACAAGCAGGGTGCATGATCCGACTGTTCCGGCTCCAAGAACTCACAAAAAGCATCTGGAAATTGTTTTGCCCAATGATGATTAATCAGCACATGATCAATCTTCTTCGAGACAGGACTAGCATCTTGATTATTCCACCATGAGTAGGTTAAGCCATTTGCTTGAGCCTCAAATAATTCAGCATCCTGGATTGCCAGATTGAAGTCCTCCATACTGGTTACATCCACCTCAGTTTGCAGATGATTCGAGTGCTGATCAACCCGCAAAATTTGATTGAAATTTCCTAGGACATCCCACGGACATCTTGAAACCGGCGTTGTAGCATTGAGCAGGGACAGCTCCTCCCATAATGCTTGTCTCTCTTCCGGTTGATTGAAACCATACACAAAGCTGACGGTGAAGTTTATGTTTTCAGCCTGAATAAAGATCCCACAAGTAACAGCCTGAGGGGATGTCTTGTATATGGTAACTATAACACTCGGGTGCCATACCACGATGATTCTAGCCGAGTGATTATGTTCCGAGTTCGCAAAAAACTTTCAGTCTACTGGAAGAGCTCCCAAAATCCTTCTTGAGTTATTGTCTGTATCCGAGTTTCTAGATAAGCTCCAAAAAGAGGTATATGTACATTTATCCACTCTTTTACTAGTTGTAAGGTTTATGCTACGATTAGTGCAAATGCACAGTATCTTTCTTTGtctggaatattttttttttaaataaagattCTAGTAGAGAGAATTTTTATTTGAGTGTCAATAACTTATCTAAGACAGGCtcacaaacaaagaaaaaagagagaaagagtaaGAGAGTGTACGAGAGCTATAGAAGAGACAAAAATTCCGGAAGTGGCAATAACATAAACAGGAAATTTTATAGATTGCAAGGACGTGGATCCAACAAGATCAGCCAAAATAACTAATGGGCCTTCTAAGCTTATTTTGAGGATTTTTCTTGCGGTGGTGGAATGAAGatacaaaacaactcaaaaggtTTTGGAGAAAGCATGATTTGAACGAGAGAGTTTCTTTATGCATAGGAGggcttaaaatatatatgttttgtataGTTTTGTTAAGGATGATTGTTTATCtgataatctatattataatgattGAGTTTTTGCTCTCTTCTTATCCACATCagcatttcatttatttttgtggaTCTCATCTTTatgcttttgttttaatatattatctattcgTAAAAACTTACAATAAATATCACTTAGTGCAGTAGTTTACACATCTTTAAAAAGGCAAACAACCCAGGTTCGAATAGAAACCATGGGTGTTTTGCATATTTTTATGATTAAGTTTAATTAAAAGCAATTATGACTTTTACAATCTTTCTCTTTCGACTTAGGTTTTCTACAATATTGATTCCGACGGCTCATAATTTTTCACGAGCTATACATCAATTTCTTcgtttttttgtcattttcatGAAACATCATGAATCTTTATATATACTACTCGATTATAGGATAAAACGAgtaaaaactcattttttaaGAATCCTGATTTTCAGACCGAA
This region of Brassica napus cultivar Da-Ae chromosome C5, Da-Ae, whole genome shotgun sequence genomic DNA includes:
- the LOC106424654 gene encoding uncharacterized protein LOC106424654; the protein is MEDFNLAIQDAELFEAQANGLTYSWWNNQDASPVSKKIDHVLINHHWAKQFPDAFCEFLEPEQSDHAPCLFNMPSLQRRVTKPFKFFHHTMDHPEYLETVRAGWNCDNIQGSLQFKFARSLKLLKGSIRRLNTRHYSGISLRVKDQAATAASLQRQLLTNHDADTAALEHFERGKWQMLFKAETKFYRQKSRVQWYKLGDRDTIFYHMYVVQRAPKNHIHFLRDATNQMIGTADGIKAHVVDYFTDILGSTELQISPISVEQLKKLMLFRCSET